Below is a genomic region from Castanea sativa cultivar Marrone di Chiusa Pesio chromosome 2, ASM4071231v1.
CATGATCCTCCTAACCAATACAATTAAGCCATTGTGAGTTTCAGTGACAATGCAATTcataaattgataataattttttcatttttgttgggAGAACCACATAAGTATAACCATACTCCTATTGTAATGAACAATTTCTCCAGTCCGTCATATATATCTTGAACATTTCCACCACTAATTGGCTGGATCAGTTGGAATACCAAAAAcatgaacaaataaataaaaaggctaGGCCATGAGTGGATTTGTGAGAAAGTTCAATTTCTGCacaagttttaatattttacagCCTGCTCAACATCTCCattgaaatcaaattttcaatcaacATGGATTATCAAATCACAAGAATCACACTATGTCAGGCTGATACCTATTAATATCACACAGTCAATAAACAAAGTGACACAGGAGACATCACAAATAAAGCTAAATTCATAAAAGACACACCAACATAGAGCAGTTCAAGGGCACTGCTATCTCATgctaaattaatttaaaaagacAACCACCAAGTAAAAATTTACTTAAACTCAACATTTAGATGAAGATTTTGAGCTGAGCCAAGATGGGGGAGGCCAAAATAGATGATACTGGTCTTGGAAATCTACAATCTTGCCAGTCTTTTGATTCTCAAAGTAGAAGACACCAATGTCATTTTCATCAGTGAAGTAAATGCAATTCCCTTTACATCCGGAGAAGTCTGTTGCTGAAACAGAGAAGGAACTAtctttacccaaaataaaaacttgataTCCCAAATTCTTGACCATAACCCAACGACCCCCCTCTTGGTCCAGCTTATAAACTTCAAAATTAACTGTCTTAGGACAAACACGGTATCTACGGAGTTCGTGGTCAAACCTCCTCTCTCTATCAAAGAACCTATCAACAACGTAGAGTTCTCCACATGACTCCACCAAATGCTTCTGGTTTCCCAAACCACAAAGTGGAGGCGAAAATTGTATCAGCTTCATTGATGAATCAATCCATGAAACTGTTCCCAATCTATCAACAACATAGGGTTGTCCCTTGTATACCGTAATGTCATCATAGTAAAATTTGTGATCATCCACAAAGGTCCAATTCTTGTCTCCATATTTCACATGCCCCAACTTTCCTTCATGAAATAACCCGAAAATCAATTTATCTTCAACACAACTAGTCCACGCAGAGTTAggaaacaaaacaagtttattcACACCAGCAATATTCATGCCACTACTATGTTGAAGTTTATATGCTTTGCCTACCTCGACAACTCGAAAATCCAATAAGTTAAACACTTTTGGAAAAGAGTCTGGCAGAAACCTGATATGGAGGCTTGAAAGTGGATTCAAAAGACGTACTCGACCAGGTTCAAACTCTTCCACCTTGACCAACCAGCTCTTTGATGAACATGTTGAAAGGTTTGGATTATCATCGAGTGGCTCGAGACGGTAGATGGTACTTTGAGAGAGAAAGGATTGGCCTCCAGCTGAGTTGATGGGGAAAGGAAAAGGGAGAAGCAAAGGAGGAGATAACCCACGTAGTGGAGGGATAGAGGATCTACATGAAGCACAGACGCTGCGAAATCTTACAACATCGATGCGAGCTTGGACGGTTTTTCCGATTAAACGCAAGAGTTCCATTGGAAGATCAGACCACTCGACCTCTCTCTCATCCATATTTTCGTTGCTTGACTTAGAGAATGACTTTGCAggcaaaaagagagagaagatcaATTTTGATAGgcgagatttttatttttttcatcttgGCGTGTATGTTTTCTTGTCAACTCGGTCTTCTGAGATGTAGAGTTGAATAAATGAAATGAGTTATGCTGAATATTcaaagtttagaattttttttcctttttttttgagaatcttcaAAGTTTAGAATTGGTTCATTTAGTTTTATTTCAAACATGATCGGAATTCAAATTAATCACTAAGTTAGATTATGTGTCTAAGTTTggttcattttttgttgttgaataaattcaaGCTTGTTCAcaagttatttaattaatttattattttcccacATATAGTTAGCATTGCTATTAAAATAGAATCTCAAAATTTAAGTATACTTTTGTATGTGTatacatataaacttataatctTATATGAGTCCGGTTAATGTATGCCGGACTCAATTTAAGTATACTTTTGTgataactttttcaatttctcattaaaattttcttaaaatggttcACGAACATCTGCCCTTAGGGCATACGTTTGTAAAActcatcttatatatatatactaaaatcaagtttcatattttttgatgaataaatcAAGTCCCGTACTAGTAAGcttattttatgaatatgttattattttttagcttatctcgtttaataaataaacaaacaaaattttagaaatagaTGTGATGTATTGATTCCTTCACAGGCTTAGTGGCTTCTAAAGTACCGTCATTGAAACTAAGGTAATGTTTGGTTCAGTGGAAGGAGAGGGAAGAGAAGAGAATTGaaaagggaagggaaaggaaaaagagTGGGGAAAAAAAGTACTTCCTCAAGTGTGTTTGGATAGAAAGatgaagagaaaggaaagatGTAAAGTATTTTACACTTTTAtccttttaaattataaattaataaggaTATAAATGTTATTGCACAAAAATAATCAAGACCTTTTAAGGGTATAAGAGTAATTTtaggagaaaaaataattgattccACAACAACCTTTTCCCTCCCATTCTTCCTTCTTCCTGTTTTCATTTCTAACCAAACAAAGGAAAgtcattccttttttttatttttttttccccttcctctttcatcaaatcaaacaaagCCTAAACCAGTGAGGAAGATAACTTCCAATATCCTACCATTTCCATATTTTATGTCAAAGTGAACCCCTCTTTGTAGGTTCATCATGCGAGAGTGTAGCACCAAATATTTACTAGTCCCCATTCAACCAAATGTCATTCTCTTATGAGCTTTGCTTATAGAGAGAAGAATGAGTAAACAATGGGCATTAAAAATTGTTTAGGGAATGTGATTATAACTTGttgaaaatatgaaatgaaCCCACCCTGTCCATCCTAATGTCCTTACCAAAATTTATGGGTAGGACTGATTACACTTTCACCATTAGGTCAAGATCTCACCCGTTTTCACAATCAGATTGTGATTGAACTATGTTCTCCACGATCTATTTCCttcttttggtttgatgatatgCATTTAGTTGGGAAATAATGAAAGAGAGGAGGTACCAAAGCCTGATTAATAGCAAGGTTTGGCAAgccattaaaaacaaaattagacaGATGGCAGCTACAAAATATGTTCTCCAtgatttatttccttcttttggTATGATGATATGCAAATGGTTAGGCAATAATGAAAGAAAGGAGGTACCAAAGCTTGATTTTATTAATAGCAAGGTTTGGCAAgccattaaaaacaaaattagacagatttattatttattaaaagttaACAAAAGTATTATTAGAAAACATATCTTTAAAAGTTGTACCAACAACGCTAACTGGTTACATTCTGCCAATACGGGCCAACTCTGCATTAAGTTTCTCTACTATTGACCTAGTTTCTCTGTGTTTATAAGAGAagtcttttctctctatttccttTACACAGTAGAATTAGAGTGTCCCTTCTTAGAAGGTGCTTTTGTATCCTGGGAGTAACACTGTTATTCTTAGGCTTGTTGGGTTATTTTTTGGGGGTTTGGGAAACATCTTCGAGTGTGAGTGAGGATGGATGATTTGGCTCAATCATGGAATCGGCTTACTCTCTCTGATAGAGAGGGGCTAGGTTGTTGTTTACTTGATGATGAAAAAGTTGAGAGCTTTTCCATTGCTGCAAAGTTTTTAACCAGACGAGCCATCAATATGGAGATTATAGCTAAGATTTTCACCTCAATATAGAGAGCTAGGAATGGTTTCAAGATTCAGAGTTTTGGAGACTATAAAATTCTTTTCACTTTCGACAATAAGGAGGATGTGGATAGAATTTTAGAAGGTGAACCATGGAGTTTTGACAAACACTTGGTGGTGATGAGTCGATATGAAAATGAGTCGCTGCTGGAAGATATACAATTTGAGAAGACTAAGCTATGGGTTCAGGTACATGGAATTCTGATAAAATACATGACAATTGAGGCGGCAAAGAAAATTTGTAGCGTGTTGGGAGAGGTCTCAGCGCCAAATGATCCAAAACTATATGATGGTGGTCACTTCATACATGTTCAGGTTTCCATTGATTTGTCTTTACCTTTGTGTTGTGGCAGATTGATATCGGTTGGTGAAGGTGTAAAACAGGTGTGGATTTCGTTCAAGTATGAGAGGTTACCAAATTTATGTCACTAGTAAGGGCGACTTACTCACGACGACAGAGATTGTGAGCTGTGGATTGATAGTGAAGGCACGCTTAAAGTGGAACAACGTGAGTTTAGACCACAATTGAGAGCACGCCCCCCCCCTTCGTAGTTGCTAGGAAAAACGCAATCTTAGTCCCGAGATACTATGCagcgaagaagaagatgagTTCAGGTTCATCAGCTGATCGTGATTCTGACTAGAATTCAGGTTCGGGTAGAGGAAAGATGCCAGAGCAGTCACAAGGTGTAACGGTAGGCAGAGATGACAGAATTGAAGGTGATATTAATGCCTCATCAATACGCATTAAGGGGGATAAAATTAGAAAGGAGGCTACGGGTTTAAAAGACAAAGTTAATGAGGAAATTACGGTGGAATTAAAGACTCCTAATCAAACCGAATCAGTTTTGGAAGCAAATAATGAGGAGGTTTGTTTAGCTAAGGAGTTTGGTGCAGCTACACTACTGGGGTCGGGTAAGAGAACTCCTAAAAACCCTAGCTCACGTGGCGATTTAAGTGATTCCTCACAACTTAAAAAGTCATGTGACATTCAAGGAGCTAGGGCTCTCTATCCAGAAACAAACCGTGTAGCCCCTACCTGGAcacatagagaaagaaaaatcacAAGCAACATGGCAGGTAACTCTCAAccttttcaggaaaaaaaagagcAGTAAGAACAGAGGTGGTTCAACCTGAATTGTTAGCAAAATGATTTCAAGTTGCTCTCAGGGACGAAAACACACCTTCAGTAGTGGCGGGAGCTGTCGTACAGCCCTGCCAACAACAATGAATTGTTTAGCTTGGAATTGTCGTGGGATTGGGAACCTGCGTACAGGGAGGAAGCTTGTTGAAATCGTACGAGCAAAAGAtcttattgtggtgtttttagcCGAGACACTTACAGATGATGCAAAGCTAGAGTTCGTCCAAAGTAGTATTGGTTTTGATTATAGATGGGTTGTACCAAGAGTGGGGAAGAGTAGGGGATTAGTTCTTTATTGGAAAGTTGGGATTAGTTCTGAGGTGGGGTTTTTTGATGTTAAGGAGCTGCTGTCATGGCTGATTGCAGAAGGAAATCCATTAGAACTGTTTGCATACACAGCTTGGATGGTATGGAATTAGAGAAACAAAGCTCGACTGAATTTACAAGCTATCCCGCTTCATCAAGTGGCAGAACAGGCGAAAGAGATGCTGGCACAATTCCATGCAAATCAGCAGGTTCCTGAGGTACAAATAATGAACAATGGCAATAGAGGATCGAGATGGAGGTGTCCCACAAGCGGGTtaggtaaaaataaattttgatggagTTGTATTTAGTGAATCTCATATGTCCGGTATTAGAGTAGTAATCCGGGATGATAAGGGAGCTGTTTTGGCATCTTGCTCAGAAAAAATCCATCAAGCATACAAGGCTGATGAGATTGAAGCACTGGTAGTGGCAGCCATGAAGGCTTTGTCTTTTACGTTTGAGTTGGGTTTTCGAAGCACCATTCTTGAAGGTGATTCTCTTGGACTGATTCAAGCATTGAAGTTACAGGAGCATAGCTTATCACCAACGGGTTTGCTGATAGAAGACGTGAAGATGTTTGCTAAGAATTATGTAAGATTGTTGTATTCTCAcattaagaaaaacagaaataGGGTAGCTCATAGTTTGGCGAAAAATGCGTTATGTATACCAGATTTTCAAGTATGGATGAAAGATGTCCCATCgcattttgtttggattttacaatTGGATGTAGTTTATTTACATTAACAAAATCAATTagtttctttctaaaaaaaaaaaaacaacaacaacaacatcgtTAACTGGTACTTGTCATTTCAAGGAGAAAAACAAGTACCacactttaatatttttttttcgatgacatgtttatttattttggtagaTAACAAAGTATCAAAAGGGACATTACCAATTGTGCAAATATGGTTACCAGTGACTTAGCAAATGTCCAGAACACTCATCATCATGATTATGCTtctcttagagcattcacaatggGAAATGTTATTGTATTCTATTTTACTATctcaaaaagctattttatcaaTCATATCATACTtttttacaatacacctaacatcctagcttttattttatcatacaacacattaaaataatataaattatacaataaaataatacaacaCTTTCTGTCACTGCCTCTCTCTCACAACCACACCACCACCAACGATAGAGGCACCACCGCACCAAAACCCACCATCATAGCAAACCCACCGTGACCAATACccaaataaaacccaaaacccaaaaaccaaaaaccaccTACCACTACCATCACCACCGTGAACAATCCCTCACCTCCACTACCATGAATCCACAGTGAAACATTGACCCCAATATCCATCCTCCTCAACCTTTTCAACTCCACAGGTATGACCCGGACAAAGCATTCTTGCTAATATCAAGCTCTACTAGAAACCTACATAACAACTCGCCGATCTCCACCACCAGAAACCCACGACAATTCGTCGATCTAGAAACTCAATAACCCATAACAACTCGTCGATCACTGCCACATCGATATCCACCTAAATCGCGCCGATCTTGCCACAAAAAATACCCAGATAAACGCCATCACTGCCGTGAGAGAGGGACTGAAGGAGATCCAGTG
It encodes:
- the LOC142623894 gene encoding putative F-box protein At1g65770 gives rise to the protein MDEREVEWSDLPMELLRLIGKTVQARIDVVRFRSVCASCRSSIPPLRGLSPPLLLPFPFPINSAGGQSFLSQSTIYRLEPLDDNPNLSTCSSKSWLVKVEEFEPGRVRLLNPLSSLHIRFLPDSFPKVFNLLDFRVVEVGKAYKLQHSSGMNIAGVNKLVLFPNSAWTSCVEDKLIFGLFHEGKLGHVKYGDKNWTFVDDHKFYYDDITVYKGQPYVVDRLGTVSWIDSSMKLIQFSPPLCGLGNQKHLVESCGELYVVDRFFDRERRFDHELRRYRVCPKTVNFEVYKLDQEGGRWVMVKNLGYQVFILGKDSSFSVSATDFSGCKGNCIYFTDENDIGVFYFENQKTGKIVDFQDQYHLFWPPPSWLSSKSSSKC